From one Neofelis nebulosa isolate mNeoNeb1 chromosome 4, mNeoNeb1.pri, whole genome shotgun sequence genomic stretch:
- the NXPH1 gene encoding neurexophilin-1 produces the protein MQAACWYVLLLLQPTVYLVTCANLTNGGKSELLKSGSSKSTLKHIWTESSKDLSISRLLSQTFRGKENDTDVDLRYDTPEPYSEQDLWDWLRNSTDQQEPRPRAKRRPIVKTGKFKKMFGWGDFHSNIKTVKLNLLITGKIVDHGNGTFSVYFRHNSTGQGNVSVSLVPPTKIVEFDLAQQTVIDAKDSKSFNCRIEYEKVDKATKNTLCNYDPSKTCYQEQTQSHVSWLCSKPFKVICIYISFYSTDYKLVQKVCPDYNYHSDTPYFPSG, from the coding sequence GTCACATGTGCCAATTTAACAAATGGTGGGAAGTCAGAACTTCTAAAATCAGGAAGCAGCAAATCCACACTAAAGCACATATGGacagaaagcagcaaagacttGTCTATCAGCCGACTCCTGTCACAGACTTTTCGTGGCAAAGAAAATGATACAGATGTAGACCTGCGATATGACACCCCAGAACCTTATTCTGAGCAAGACCTTTGGGACTGGCTGAGGAACTCCACAGACCAACAAGAGCCTCGGCCCAGGGCCAAGCGAAGGCCCATTGTTAAGACGGGcaagtttaagaaaatgtttggaTGGGGTGATTTTCATTCCAACATCAAAACAGTGAAGCTAAATCTGTTGATAACTGGGAAAATTGTAGATCACGGCAATGGGacatttagtgtttatttcagGCATAACTCCACTGGTCAAGGGAATGTATCTGTCAGCTTGGTGCCCCCTACAAAAATAGTGGAATTCGACTTGGCACAACAAACCGTGATTGATGCCAAAGATTCCAAGTCCTTTAACTGTCGCATTGAATATGAGAAGGTTGACAAGGCTACCAAGAACACACTCTGCAACTATGATCCTTCAAAAACCTGTTACCAGGAGCAGACCCAAAGTCATGTATCCTGGCTCTGCTCCAAGCCCTTCAAGGTGATCtgtatttacatttccttttatagTACAGATTATAAACTAGTACAGAAAGTGTGCCCCGACTACAACTACCACAGTGACACACCTTACTTCCCCTCCGGATGA